From Sinorhizobium sp. RAC02, a single genomic window includes:
- a CDS encoding ABC transporter substrate-binding protein, producing the protein MTNKILWRSAAAAALSVGLMAGAGIANAAELVFWSMWNEPEPQAAALRKVMDNYTKAHPETTFKVVWNGRQNQTKLRAALQAGTQVDFADQDGDQLAGGLQKEGLGYEISADLGDTKAALLPGVLDLYAAGGKVEQVPYIYNTVNIWYNKDMLAEAGGTVPQTLDELFTLCGKLKETGKHALVTEGNVGFYQVLFFSHLLSRAKGSDAMIKAFEVKDGSGWSDPAVLEAAKSARKFWEVGCIAEDARGFQYPAGQQTIALGDTMGELVGSWLPTELTESAGADFPWGAFNFPAVAGGAGKATDIEVGLVSVMVLKASPNAKEAAGFVNYLLSEDAQKTLVADGGVGVVRDGVDWPPVLSDAYASAKSATALAGFGGGLGVSYPEFNATVLTPEFSKMFLGQSTPEDFVKVLVDKTKDYWASQQ; encoded by the coding sequence ATGACGAACAAGATTTTGTGGCGCTCTGCCGCCGCGGCCGCGCTTTCGGTCGGCCTCATGGCTGGCGCAGGCATCGCCAATGCAGCCGAACTTGTCTTCTGGTCCATGTGGAACGAGCCGGAGCCGCAGGCCGCGGCCCTGCGCAAGGTCATGGACAATTATACCAAGGCGCACCCGGAAACGACCTTCAAGGTCGTCTGGAACGGCCGCCAGAACCAGACCAAACTGCGCGCCGCCCTGCAGGCCGGCACGCAGGTCGATTTCGCGGACCAGGACGGCGATCAGCTCGCCGGCGGTCTGCAGAAGGAAGGGCTCGGCTACGAGATCAGCGCAGATCTCGGCGATACGAAGGCCGCTCTCCTGCCCGGCGTGCTCGATCTCTATGCGGCCGGTGGCAAGGTGGAGCAGGTTCCCTACATCTACAACACCGTGAACATCTGGTACAATAAGGACATGCTGGCCGAGGCCGGCGGCACGGTCCCGCAGACGCTCGACGAACTCTTCACGCTCTGCGGCAAGCTCAAGGAAACCGGCAAACACGCGCTGGTGACCGAAGGCAATGTCGGTTTCTACCAGGTGCTGTTCTTCTCTCATCTCCTGTCGCGCGCCAAGGGCTCGGATGCCATGATCAAGGCTTTCGAGGTCAAGGACGGCTCCGGCTGGTCCGACCCGGCCGTGCTCGAGGCCGCGAAGTCGGCCCGCAAGTTCTGGGAAGTCGGCTGCATCGCGGAAGACGCCCGCGGCTTCCAGTACCCGGCCGGCCAGCAGACGATCGCGCTCGGCGATACAATGGGCGAACTCGTCGGCTCGTGGCTGCCGACTGAACTGACGGAAAGTGCCGGCGCAGACTTCCCCTGGGGCGCCTTCAACTTCCCGGCAGTCGCCGGCGGCGCCGGCAAGGCGACCGATATCGAGGTCGGCCTGGTGTCGGTGATGGTCCTGAAAGCCTCGCCGAACGCCAAGGAAGCGGCGGGCTTCGTCAACTACCTCCTCTCCGAGGACGCGCAGAAGACGCTCGTTGCGGATGGCGGCGTCGGCGTGGTGCGCGATGGCGTCGATTGGCCGCCGGTGCTTTCGGATGCCTATGCTTCGGCGAAGAGCGCGACGGCACTGGCCGGCTTCGGCGGCGGTCTCGGCGTCTCCTATCCGGAGTTCAACGCGACGGTGCTGACGCCCGAATTCAGCAAGATGTTCCTCGGCCAGTCGACCCCGGAAGACTTCGTCAAGGTCCTCGTCGACAAGACGAAGGACTATTGGGCAAGCCAGCAATAA
- a CDS encoding ABC transporter ATP-binding protein — protein MMTTVEIRKLHKSYGNLEIIRSADLAISSGEFVVLVGPSGCGKSTLLRCIAGLEPITGGNLLIDGEDMTTADPVKRGIAMVFQSYALYPHMTVAENIGFGLKIANAPKPEIRARVLEVAKLLKLEALLDRKPKALSGGQRQRVAIGRALARKPRIFLFDEPLSNLDASLRGEMRVELSKLHAQLGNTMIYVTHDQVEAMTLADRMVVMRQGVIEQVGAPLELFNNPVNRFVAGFLGQPPMNFIRFASASKDGQAVNGELPGGGRLSLDLPPAVGAVSTEGLELGVRPEDMSISDTGELSVTVEVVEQLGGETIVYGRLADGQALTAKLAGQAGIRAGDRLAFTIAHERLQIFDATGRNLRYRTEGAAAIERRGDLVERSPV, from the coding sequence CTGATGACGACGGTCGAAATTCGCAAGCTGCACAAATCCTACGGCAACCTGGAGATCATCCGCAGCGCCGATCTCGCCATATCGAGCGGCGAATTCGTCGTGCTCGTCGGCCCGTCGGGCTGCGGCAAGTCCACGCTGTTGCGCTGCATCGCAGGCCTGGAGCCCATCACCGGCGGCAATCTCCTCATCGACGGCGAGGACATGACGACGGCCGATCCGGTGAAGCGCGGCATCGCCATGGTGTTCCAGTCCTATGCGCTCTACCCGCACATGACGGTCGCCGAGAACATCGGTTTCGGCCTGAAGATTGCCAATGCGCCGAAGCCGGAAATCCGGGCGCGCGTCCTCGAAGTAGCAAAGCTCCTGAAGCTGGAGGCGCTGCTCGACCGCAAGCCCAAGGCGCTTTCCGGCGGCCAACGCCAGCGTGTCGCCATCGGCCGTGCTCTCGCGCGCAAGCCACGCATCTTCCTGTTCGACGAGCCGCTCTCCAATCTCGACGCGTCGCTGCGCGGTGAAATGCGCGTCGAACTCTCGAAGCTGCACGCCCAGCTCGGCAACACCATGATCTACGTCACCCATGACCAGGTGGAGGCGATGACGCTTGCCGACCGCATGGTGGTGATGCGTCAGGGCGTCATCGAGCAGGTCGGCGCGCCGCTCGAGCTCTTCAACAATCCGGTCAACCGCTTCGTTGCCGGCTTCCTCGGCCAACCACCGATGAATTTCATCCGGTTCGCTTCAGCCTCGAAGGATGGACAGGCGGTGAACGGCGAACTTCCGGGTGGCGGCCGCCTCTCGCTCGACCTGCCGCCGGCAGTCGGCGCGGTCTCGACCGAGGGCCTGGAACTCGGCGTGCGCCCCGAGGACATGAGCATCTCCGACACGGGGGAGCTGAGCGTGACGGTGGAGGTGGTCGAGCAACTCGGCGGCGAGACGATCGTCTACGGCCGGCTGGCCGACGGCCAGGCGCTGACGGCGAAACTTGCCGGCCAGGCCGGTATCCGCGCCGGCGACCGGCTTGCCTTCACGATTGCGCATGAGCGCTTGCAGATATTCGATGCGACCGGTCGCAACTTGCGCTACCGGACTGAAGGGGCCGCCGCAATCGAACGTCGCGGCGATCTGGTCGAAAGGAGCCCGGTTTGA
- a CDS encoding DUF5107 domain-containing protein: protein MNQTQQKARAEGRTAVEETVVTLPMSRLGGPSRLPRFRWQQPIPDKETPPSRGLSAEESANAFDWGKDSILPYSVYDDYDRAQTQGEMPLIALDNGRLRVTVAPQYGGRLMQLYDHALGRDLVFRNPVFQPANLAALNAWFSGGIEWNGLIPGHTPFTCVPVFTGVVETERGPVLRIYEFDRIVEATWQIDLYLPADEDRLYVHGRIVNAAPTEKRAYWWTNVAVPVSAGMRVVSPGDYAIEHVLPGNELARFPFPDPARFDGSYPGLWKGATSVFFRKPEADRLFIAALDKAGTGLAQTATSALTGRKFFYFGTAAGGQHWMDYLARKGEGDYIEIQAGITPTQNQRFVLAADSELHWTEVYGGLSVDPAAAHSTDYAVAERATAEAVDHRFPKAELSDVDAFLTRVSRQPLDRRLSAGSSWGARQAKLTGKPLAAGLDFAVDAEPGVWDELAETGEISVSNLSRVPADFAVSDLWRSALERSVGRQGATWLHDLLLGIAALDREDLAAARRLFERSVAARPTWLGLRQLAMIEKDEDRAEQLYLFAWAAEDAPAELAVEIVQFLLHAERLQALEGFLAKLPDDIAAQERIVLARASVAAKRGNLDVLEALLKVEFATIREGEDLSADLWGYLQKGRLEQQFGRTPTPAELETHMKAHPLPEHLDFRMRVALEDGTN from the coding sequence GTGAACCAGACCCAACAGAAGGCCCGCGCCGAAGGCAGAACGGCCGTGGAAGAAACGGTCGTGACGCTGCCAATGTCGCGTCTCGGCGGACCAAGCCGCCTGCCGCGCTTCCGCTGGCAGCAGCCGATCCCCGATAAGGAAACGCCGCCATCGCGCGGCCTCAGCGCGGAAGAAAGCGCGAACGCCTTTGATTGGGGCAAGGATTCGATCCTGCCCTACAGCGTCTATGACGATTACGACCGGGCGCAGACACAGGGCGAGATGCCGCTGATCGCGCTCGATAATGGTCGGCTGCGCGTCACCGTCGCCCCGCAATACGGTGGCCGGCTGATGCAGCTTTACGATCATGCGCTCGGGCGCGACCTCGTCTTCCGCAACCCGGTGTTCCAGCCTGCCAACCTCGCCGCGCTGAACGCCTGGTTCTCCGGCGGCATCGAATGGAACGGGCTTATCCCCGGCCATACACCGTTCACCTGCGTGCCCGTCTTTACCGGTGTGGTGGAAACGGAGCGCGGCCCGGTGCTCCGCATCTACGAATTCGACCGGATCGTCGAGGCCACCTGGCAGATCGACCTCTACCTGCCGGCCGATGAAGACAGGCTCTATGTGCACGGTCGCATCGTCAACGCCGCGCCGACCGAGAAGCGTGCCTATTGGTGGACCAATGTGGCGGTGCCGGTGAGTGCCGGCATGCGCGTCGTCAGCCCCGGCGACTATGCGATCGAACATGTGCTGCCCGGCAACGAACTTGCGCGCTTCCCCTTCCCCGACCCGGCGCGTTTCGACGGCTCCTATCCCGGCCTCTGGAAGGGCGCGACCTCGGTCTTCTTCCGCAAGCCCGAGGCGGATCGTCTCTTCATCGCCGCCCTCGACAAGGCGGGAACGGGCCTCGCGCAGACCGCCACATCGGCACTGACCGGCCGGAAGTTCTTCTATTTCGGCACGGCCGCCGGCGGGCAACACTGGATGGACTATCTCGCCCGCAAGGGCGAAGGCGACTATATCGAGATCCAGGCCGGCATCACGCCGACGCAGAACCAGCGCTTCGTGCTTGCCGCGGACAGCGAGCTGCATTGGACGGAGGTCTATGGCGGGCTGTCGGTCGATCCGGCCGCGGCCCATTCTACCGACTATGCGGTCGCAGAGCGCGCCACGGCCGAAGCCGTCGATCATCGATTCCCGAAAGCCGAACTCTCGGATGTCGACGCCTTCCTCACGCGTGTTTCGCGACAGCCGCTCGACCGACGCCTTTCCGCCGGCTCCTCCTGGGGCGCGCGGCAGGCGAAGCTCACCGGCAAGCCGCTCGCCGCCGGTCTCGATTTTGCCGTCGATGCCGAACCCGGCGTCTGGGACGAGCTGGCGGAAACGGGGGAAATTTCCGTAAGCAACCTGTCGCGGGTTCCTGCCGATTTTGCTGTCTCCGATCTCTGGCGTTCCGCCTTGGAACGCAGCGTCGGACGGCAGGGAGCGACCTGGCTGCACGATCTGCTGCTCGGCATTGCCGCACTCGACCGTGAAGATTTGGCTGCGGCCCGCCGTCTCTTCGAGCGCTCGGTGGCGGCGCGGCCGACCTGGCTCGGCCTTCGGCAATTGGCCATGATCGAAAAGGACGAGGACAGGGCCGAACAGCTTTATCTCTTCGCATGGGCGGCGGAGGATGCTCCAGCCGAGCTCGCCGTCGAGATCGTGCAGTTCCTGCTGCACGCCGAGCGCCTCCAGGCCCTGGAAGGCTTTTTGGCAAAGCTTCCGGACGACATTGCAGCACAGGAACGCATCGTGCTGGCGCGCGCGTCCGTTGCCGCCAAGCGCGGCAACCTCGATGTGCTTGAAGCCCTGTTGAAAGTCGAGTTCGCGACGATCCGCGAGGGCGAAGACCTATCGGCCGATCTCTGGGGCTACCTGCAAAAGGGCAGGCTCGAACAGCAGTTCGGCCGGACGCCGACGCCCGCCGAACTGGAAACGCACATGAAGGCCCATCCGCTGCCGGAACATCTGGATTTCCGCATGCGGGTCGCGCTCGAAGACGGGACGAACTGA
- the nagA gene encoding N-acetylglucosamine-6-phosphate deacetylase — protein sequence MTVISQGRTAPFDLENTEAWWLVPRQLFDGETLRAGLALRIAAGRIDDIVPTGQAGMDGLPIWKTASLASPGFFDVQVNGGGGVMFNSDPSPAGLKAIAAAHRASGTTAVLPTLITDTPDIMERAVTAALAVAGSDGIVGVHLEGPHISVERKGAHNPLFIRPMDEHTLSAVRRLRAGGVPVLVTLAPECVPPGTIVTFSAMGAVVSLGHTAADAATTRAAIAEGARSVTHLYNGMTPITSREPGVVGAALDSDVYCGFIADGHHVDDTVLRLSIRARPVRDRMVLVSDAMSTWNGPDHFTLYDETIHLVGGRLVNRLGSLAGVHIDMATSLRRLVENVGISLEDALKMATANPSCLMRLEDSVGFLRPGMPADIVLLDWA from the coding sequence ATGACCGTCATCTCGCAGGGCCGCACGGCGCCGTTCGACCTCGAAAATACCGAAGCCTGGTGGCTTGTGCCGCGGCAGCTCTTCGACGGCGAGACGCTGCGCGCCGGCCTTGCGCTGCGCATCGCGGCCGGCAGGATCGACGACATCGTCCCGACCGGGCAAGCCGGAATGGATGGCCTGCCCATCTGGAAGACGGCAAGCCTCGCTTCACCGGGTTTCTTCGACGTGCAGGTCAATGGCGGCGGCGGGGTTATGTTCAACAGCGATCCCTCCCCTGCCGGCCTGAAGGCCATTGCGGCAGCACACCGCGCGAGCGGGACGACAGCCGTGTTGCCGACCCTGATCACCGACACCCCCGACATCATGGAGCGGGCCGTCACGGCGGCGCTGGCGGTTGCCGGCAGCGACGGCATCGTCGGCGTGCATCTCGAGGGGCCGCATATCAGTGTCGAACGCAAGGGCGCACACAACCCGCTGTTCATCCGCCCGATGGACGAGCACACGCTTTCCGCCGTCAGACGATTGCGCGCAGGCGGCGTCCCGGTGCTGGTAACCCTTGCGCCGGAATGCGTGCCGCCCGGAACAATCGTAACGTTCTCCGCAATGGGAGCGGTCGTCTCACTCGGCCACACCGCCGCCGATGCGGCGACCACCCGCGCGGCCATCGCTGAAGGGGCGCGGTCGGTGACGCATCTCTACAACGGGATGACGCCCATCACCTCGCGCGAGCCGGGCGTCGTGGGCGCTGCGCTCGACAGCGATGTCTATTGCGGCTTCATTGCCGACGGGCACCATGTGGACGACACCGTTTTGCGCCTTTCGATCCGTGCACGTCCGGTGCGGGACCGGATGGTGCTGGTGTCGGATGCCATGTCGACCTGGAATGGCCCGGACCATTTCACGCTCTACGACGAGACCATCCACCTCGTCGGCGGCAGACTGGTCAATCGCCTGGGCTCTCTCGCTGGCGTCCATATCGACATGGCGACATCGCTGCGGCGGCTGGTCGAAAATGTGGGAATCTCACTGGAAGACGCACTGAAGATGGCAACCGCAAACCCCAGCTGCCTCATGCGCCTCGAAGACAGCGTGGGCTTCCTCCGGCCAGGTATGCCTGCCGATATCGTATTGCTCGACTGGGCTTAG
- a CDS encoding ROK family protein, producing the protein MTSQRASTATADLNRWETVREIAQQPAVWRAFAPQLATFAAEIQAWLKRRAHEEIWFCGAGTSAFIGETLAAYLNRAAGPARFRAVPTTDLVSGPRSFLRPGVRTLVVSFGRSGNSSESLGTLNLLNAHAPEADRLHITCNAESALAAPYLQGPGEQRTLVLPPETNDRGFAMTSSYTTMLLSALACFDPAPPAAPATLLPRLADAAEGLIADSFNALARFAMPERVVFLGSGPLTGTARECALKVLELTAGGISTSWDSTLGFRHGPKAVVNDRTLVFVLQPADPFTQAYDIDLANEIAAQFSPQTIVRLGDVATGADIAVPAIGNDAWGSVLHVLIGQILAVIWSDRMGLNVDDPFAGRNLTRVVAGVKLYDLPKRAPAAYGAIDVGGSKIEAALFGEDMQPVEKRRIDTRKQSYADLLDAIVEQADWLQAVAGKPAAIGIGLPGLIDPTTGLSVTSNLPATGRSLGADLTARLGRPIPVENDCKCFALSEANGGAGEGYRTVFGLILGTGVGGGVCVNGRLAKGLNGLPGEVGHFGLPAERITKHGLPLVACGCGRTGCYETYVSGPGLSRLAAHVAGRPARAEEIVATASKGEAAMRTVLDIWLDLLCELIHTIQLTIDADCIVIGGGLSRMAGLAEDLAAAFEAHKLPGVRSPVFRIAEHGDASGTRGAAILARQAAEAGWQ; encoded by the coding sequence ATGACGTCGCAACGCGCTTCCACCGCAACCGCTGACCTCAATCGCTGGGAAACCGTACGGGAGATCGCCCAGCAGCCGGCCGTCTGGCGGGCTTTCGCGCCGCAACTCGCAACTTTCGCAGCCGAGATCCAGGCGTGGCTGAAGCGTCGCGCGCATGAGGAAATCTGGTTCTGCGGCGCTGGCACGTCCGCGTTCATCGGCGAAACGCTGGCAGCCTATCTCAACCGTGCAGCCGGTCCGGCACGCTTCCGCGCCGTGCCAACGACCGATCTCGTCTCCGGTCCACGAAGCTTCCTGCGCCCGGGCGTGCGCACGCTGGTCGTCTCCTTCGGGCGCAGCGGCAACAGCTCGGAAAGTCTCGGTACCCTCAACCTGTTGAATGCCCATGCGCCGGAGGCCGATCGCCTCCACATCACGTGCAATGCCGAGAGCGCGCTTGCAGCGCCCTATCTCCAGGGGCCGGGCGAACAGCGCACGCTTGTCCTGCCGCCCGAAACGAACGACCGCGGCTTTGCCATGACGTCGAGCTACACGACGATGCTGTTGTCGGCGCTCGCCTGCTTCGACCCCGCGCCACCTGCTGCCCCGGCAACACTTCTCCCGCGTCTCGCGGACGCTGCGGAAGGCCTGATTGCCGACAGCTTTAATGCACTGGCACGCTTCGCGATGCCGGAACGTGTCGTCTTCCTCGGTTCCGGACCACTGACCGGCACGGCGCGGGAATGCGCATTGAAGGTGCTGGAACTGACGGCTGGCGGCATCTCCACCTCCTGGGACTCGACGCTGGGCTTCCGGCACGGTCCCAAGGCCGTCGTCAACGACAGGACGCTGGTCTTCGTGCTGCAACCGGCCGATCCGTTCACGCAAGCCTACGATATCGACCTCGCAAACGAGATCGCGGCGCAGTTCAGTCCGCAAACCATCGTGCGCCTCGGCGACGTGGCGACCGGCGCGGATATCGCCGTGCCCGCCATCGGCAATGATGCCTGGGGTTCCGTCCTTCATGTCCTCATCGGACAGATTTTGGCGGTGATCTGGTCGGATCGCATGGGCCTGAATGTCGACGATCCCTTCGCCGGCCGCAACCTCACCCGCGTCGTCGCCGGCGTAAAACTCTACGATCTGCCGAAGCGCGCGCCGGCCGCCTATGGCGCCATCGATGTCGGCGGCTCGAAAATCGAGGCGGCGCTGTTCGGCGAGGATATGCAGCCGGTCGAAAAGCGGCGGATCGATACCCGCAAGCAGAGCTATGCCGACCTGCTCGATGCCATCGTCGAACAGGCGGACTGGCTGCAGGCCGTGGCGGGCAAACCAGCCGCAATCGGTATCGGCCTGCCGGGCCTCATCGATCCGACAACCGGACTTTCCGTGACCTCCAACCTGCCGGCAACCGGGCGCAGCCTCGGCGCCGACCTGACGGCGCGCCTCGGGCGCCCGATCCCGGTCGAAAACGACTGCAAATGTTTCGCCCTGTCGGAAGCCAATGGTGGGGCGGGTGAAGGCTACCGAACGGTCTTCGGTCTTATCCTCGGAACCGGTGTGGGCGGGGGCGTCTGCGTCAATGGCCGGTTGGCAAAGGGTCTCAACGGGCTTCCCGGCGAAGTCGGCCATTTCGGCCTGCCGGCAGAACGGATCACAAAACACGGCTTGCCTTTGGTCGCCTGCGGCTGCGGTCGCACAGGATGTTACGAGACCTACGTTTCCGGCCCCGGTCTGTCGCGCCTTGCCGCGCATGTCGCCGGCCGGCCGGCGCGTGCGGAGGAGATCGTGGCGACCGCATCGAAGGGCGAGGCCGCGATGCGGACCGTGCTCGACATCTGGCTCGACCTGCTTTGCGAATTGATCCACACGATCCAACTGACCATCGATGCGGATTGCATCGTCATTGGCGGCGGCCTGTCGCGCATGGCGGGCCTTGCCGAAGACCTTGCCGCCGCCTTCGAGGCACACAAGCTGCCGGGCGTGCGTAGCCCGGTCTTCAGGATCGCCGAACACGGCGATGCCAGCGGTACACGGGGCGCCGCCATTCTTGCCCGCCAGGCGGCAGAGGCGGGCTGGCAATGA
- a CDS encoding carbohydrate ABC transporter permease, with product MKKILTLRGAKRGLSYLVVGGWSAFSVFFILWIILASLKRNRDLFGKPWSFPADPAWGNYVKTWVNNRFGDYFLNSLIVTSVSVAALLLVSVPAAYVLSRGRFAGRQALSNFFAFGMGVPIPLLFVPLFVIMTTMRLGDSLTGLSIVYVALSIPFSIYVLEGFFASLPSELESAAIIDGCSDFQVFRHVMLPLAGPGVATVAILNFVGLWNEYQLSLVLLNSPENRTLSLGIYSLITSMQYSGGDWAGLFAGVTIVMVPTILLFIILSERMISGITMGGVK from the coding sequence ATGAAAAAAATCCTCACGCTGCGCGGCGCAAAACGCGGGCTTTCCTACCTCGTCGTCGGCGGCTGGTCGGCCTTCTCGGTCTTCTTCATCCTCTGGATCATCCTCGCCTCGCTGAAGCGCAATCGCGATCTCTTCGGCAAGCCGTGGTCCTTCCCGGCCGATCCCGCCTGGGGCAACTACGTCAAGACCTGGGTGAACAACCGCTTTGGCGACTACTTCCTGAACAGCCTGATCGTCACCTCCGTTTCGGTCGCCGCCCTGCTGCTGGTCTCGGTTCCGGCGGCCTATGTGCTGAGCCGCGGACGTTTTGCCGGGCGGCAGGCGCTGTCCAACTTCTTCGCCTTCGGCATGGGCGTGCCGATCCCGCTGCTCTTCGTGCCGCTCTTCGTCATCATGACGACGATGCGGCTCGGCGACAGCCTGACGGGGCTTTCCATCGTCTATGTCGCGCTCTCCATTCCGTTCAGCATCTACGTGCTCGAAGGCTTCTTCGCCTCGCTGCCCTCGGAGCTCGAATCGGCGGCGATCATCGACGGCTGCTCGGATTTCCAGGTGTTCCGGCATGTCATGCTGCCGCTCGCCGGCCCCGGCGTCGCGACGGTGGCGATCCTCAACTTCGTCGGCCTGTGGAACGAGTACCAGCTTTCGCTCGTGCTCTTGAACAGCCCGGAGAACCGGACGCTGTCGCTCGGTATCTATTCGCTGATCACCTCCATGCAATATTCGGGCGGCGACTGGGCCGGCCTCTTCGCCGGCGTCACAATCGTGATGGTGCCGACGATCCTTCTCTTCATCATCCTCTCCGAGCGGATGATTAGCGGCATCACCATGGGAGGCGTGAAGTGA
- a CDS encoding class II D-tagatose-bisphosphate aldolase, non-catalytic subunit gives MKELRDLIARNRAGSGEAMPSVCSAHPDVIAASVLLAQEKGVPLLIEATSNQVNQFGGYTSMRPTDFIRFVRAICVQVGAPDQPLLFGGDHLGPQVWRSQPAEVAMRHARDLVDAYVRAGFTKIHLDCSEGCAGEPAQVSDEVSAARAAELAGICEAAAEDPSTLSYMYGTEVPPPGGARAEEGGQGIEPTTPESALATIAAHRRRFEALGLHDAWQRAVGLVVQPGLEFAPDHVHRFDPATPDRLSPVLQDMTYLSFEAHSTDYQAPAVYPELGRRHFAVLKVGPALTHAYRQAVYALDALSDWTGGAPDRPRLPAVMEGLMLAEPDNWSKHYGGSDAQLRLLRHFSYADRIRYYWTQTAAVEAVQRLMAGLGEARPPVMVLEQFFAPALLDRAERLATAVPDWRKALVYAHIQEVLAPYYFTPAGTAR, from the coding sequence ATGAAGGAACTGCGCGATCTGATCGCCCGCAACCGTGCGGGCTCCGGCGAAGCCATGCCCTCCGTCTGCTCGGCGCATCCCGATGTCATCGCCGCGTCCGTGCTATTGGCGCAGGAAAAGGGCGTGCCGCTGCTCATCGAGGCGACCAGCAACCAGGTCAACCAGTTCGGCGGCTATACCAGCATGCGGCCGACGGATTTCATCCGCTTCGTGCGTGCGATCTGCGTGCAGGTCGGCGCACCCGACCAGCCGCTGCTCTTTGGTGGAGACCACCTTGGACCGCAGGTCTGGCGGAGCCAGCCGGCCGAGGTGGCGATGCGCCATGCGCGCGATCTCGTCGATGCCTATGTCCGCGCCGGCTTCACGAAAATCCATCTCGATTGTTCGGAAGGCTGCGCGGGCGAGCCCGCCCAGGTTTCGGACGAAGTGAGTGCGGCGCGTGCGGCCGAGCTTGCCGGCATCTGCGAGGCTGCGGCCGAAGACCCGTCGACCCTGAGCTATATGTACGGTACCGAGGTGCCGCCACCGGGTGGCGCGCGGGCGGAAGAAGGCGGCCAGGGCATCGAGCCGACCACGCCGGAAAGCGCCCTTGCGACCATTGCTGCCCATCGCCGCCGCTTCGAGGCACTGGGGCTTCACGACGCGTGGCAGCGTGCGGTCGGCCTGGTGGTGCAGCCAGGTCTGGAGTTTGCGCCCGACCATGTGCACCGCTTCGACCCGGCAACGCCCGATCGCCTCTCGCCCGTCTTGCAGGACATGACCTACCTCAGCTTCGAGGCCCATTCGACAGACTATCAAGCACCTGCCGTCTATCCCGAACTCGGGCGCCGGCATTTCGCGGTACTGAAGGTCGGTCCGGCCCTCACCCATGCTTATCGGCAGGCGGTCTATGCGCTGGATGCGCTGTCGGACTGGACTGGGGGTGCACCGGATCGGCCGCGGCTTCCGGCCGTGATGGAGGGGCTCATGCTCGCCGAACCGGACAACTGGAGCAAGCACTACGGCGGCAGCGACGCGCAACTGCGCCTGCTGCGCCATTTCAGCTATGCCGACCGTATCCGGTACTACTGGACGCAGACGGCGGCCGTAGAGGCCGTGCAGCGGCTCATGGCTGGCCTCGGTGAGGCGAGGCCCCCGGTGATGGTGCTGGAGCAGTTTTTCGCGCCTGCTTTGCTGGACCGGGCCGAGCGTCTCGCCACCGCAGTGCCGGACTGGCGCAAGGCGCTCGTCTATGCACATATCCAGGAGGTACTGGCACCGTACTACTTCACCCCCGCGGGGACCGCGCGATGA
- a CDS encoding sugar ABC transporter permease gives MMRRRMVVAFLAPALILYLGLLIFPALQAFYLSLFETSGFGDTPTWVGIGNYTRLLSDPIFWGALRNMSMIMVVGGIATFGLAFLFTMLLNSGLWGKKLFRALIFLPNIIAVVAITTFWSFVFMPRYGLLTSVLKALGLTSLASISWTAPENVFFAMMVGLVWISAGFYTILILAGADKVPIDMYEAARLEGASTFQIFRLITLPMIWDVILITLVLWSIHAIKIVEFPYAFGGPNIDQNLYTPAIYLYIMGFGQREPVYALGYSTAIGVALFFLTLVTIVLLRFVFKRERVEY, from the coding sequence ATGATGAGGCGACGTATGGTGGTGGCGTTTCTTGCGCCCGCCCTCATCCTCTATCTGGGCCTGCTGATCTTTCCAGCACTTCAGGCCTTCTATCTGAGCCTGTTCGAAACCTCCGGTTTCGGCGACACGCCGACCTGGGTCGGCATCGGAAACTATACGCGGCTCTTGTCGGACCCGATCTTCTGGGGTGCGCTGCGCAACATGTCGATGATCATGGTCGTCGGCGGTATCGCGACCTTCGGGCTAGCCTTCCTCTTCACCATGCTCCTGAATTCGGGCCTTTGGGGCAAGAAGCTCTTCCGCGCCCTGATCTTCCTGCCGAACATCATCGCGGTCGTCGCGATCACCACCTTCTGGTCCTTCGTCTTCATGCCGCGCTACGGGCTTCTGACCAGCGTGCTGAAGGCACTCGGCCTGACGAGCCTTGCCTCCATCTCCTGGACGGCGCCGGAAAACGTCTTCTTCGCCATGATGGTCGGCCTCGTCTGGATTTCGGCGGGTTTCTACACGATCCTCATCCTAGCCGGCGCGGACAAGGTGCCGATCGACATGTACGAAGCGGCCCGCCTCGAAGGCGCCAGCACCTTCCAGATCTTCCGCCTGATCACCCTGCCGATGATCTGGGACGTCATCCTGATCACCTTGGTGCTGTGGTCGATCCACGCCATCAAGATCGTCGAGTTTCCCTATGCCTTCGGCGGGCCGAACATCGACCAGAACCTCTATACGCCCGCGATCTACCTCTACATCATGGGGTTCGGCCAGCGCGAGCCGGTCTATGCGCTCGGTTATTCGACCGCCATCGGCGTCGCGCTCTTCTTCCTGACCCTGGTCACGATCGTGCTCCTGCGCTTCGTCTTCAAGCGCGAGCGGGTGGAGTATTGA